From the Primulina tabacum isolate GXHZ01 chromosome 3, ASM2559414v2, whole genome shotgun sequence genome, one window contains:
- the LOC142539748 gene encoding protein ALTERED XYLOGLUCAN 9-like: MFGAVQLGLLAACVVLFVPMGMAGWHLSRNKMLFFSCALFITLAVGVHLMPYFPSISDFLSPTDTISSPTGESSLHSDSCLFFLHSGMYSGGDECESELGCKKRSWKWIQSGKVAECQFQRLKKLDASILLNGSWVVVAGDSQARLMVVSLLELVMGSEGMERVRGDLFKRHSDYSVVVDEIALKLDFLWAPYVRNLTELMVRFKGKDNYPDVMVMGAGLWDMLHVNNASDYGVSLTHFKDSCLTLMPVSSALEAIDGGGLSQGPSTQLVHFFWLGIPTLINSMLNTKEKRERMADSTCDLYNNKLTENELLRQSGGPLLKLDIRLVSELCGPQCTVDGMHYDQLVYDAAVQIMLNALLIESNQKIQ; this comes from the coding sequence ATGTTCGGGGCCGTCCAGTTGGGTCTATTGGCGGCCTGTGTGGTGTTGTTTGTACCTATGGGAATGGCGGGTTGGCATTTGAGCCGTAACAAGATGCTTTTTTTTAGCTGTGCCCTCTTCATTACTCTGGCTGTCGGTGTTCATCTGATGCCttatttcccttcaatctccGATTTCCTCTCGCCTACGGATACAATTTCGTCCCCAACTGGTGAGTCTTCTTTGCATAGTGATTCGTGTCTCTTTTTTTTACATAGTGGCATGTATAGTGGTGGTGATGAATGTGAAAGTGAACTTGGTTGTAAAAAGAGGTCTTGGAAGTGGATTCAATCTGGTAAGGTTGCTGAATGTCAGTTTCAGAGGTTGAAGAAATTGGATGCGTCTATTTTGTTAAATGGGTCTTGGGTAGTGGTTGCCGGTGATTCTCAGGCGAGGTTAATGGTGGTTTCTTTGTTAGAATTAGTGATGGGATCCGAGGGAATGGAGAGAGTGAGGGGTGATTTGTTCAAGAGGCACAGTGATTATTCAGTGGTGGTGGATGAGATTGCTCTGAAGTTGGATTTTTTGTGGGCTCCATATGTTAGAAATTTAACTGAATTGATGGTTCGTTTTAAGGGGAAAGACAATTACCCCGATGTTATGGTGATGGGAGCTGGATTATGGGATATGCTTCATGTTAACAATGCCTCAGATTATGGTGTTTCGTTAACGCATTTCAAGGATTCTTGTTTGACTCTTATGCCTGTTTCATCGGCTTTGGAGGCTATTGATGGAGGAGGGCTAAGCCAGGGTCCGTCCACCCAGCTGGTCCATTTCTTTTGGTTAGGGATTCCAACATTGATAAATTCAATGTTGAACACGAAGGAGAAGAGGGAGAGGATGGCTGATTCAACGTGTGATTTATATAATAACAAGCTTACCGAAAACGAGCTATTGCGACAATCTGGTGGGCCACTTCTGAAACTAGATATTCGATTGGTAAGTGAATTATGTGGACCTCAATGTACAGTTGACGGAATGCATTATGATCAACTTGTTTATGATGCCGCCGTTCAAATAATGCTGAATGCATTGCTCATCGAATCTAATCAGAAGATACAATAA
- the LOC142539749 gene encoding autophagy protein 5-like isoform X2 has protein sequence MTMDDYKAAGNEAQQYVWAGAIPLQIHLHDSEVTTLPPPSPALILASRLGYLPLLVPQIKPFFSSSLPPGVDTVWFDYKGLPLKWYIPTGVLFDLLCAEPERPWNITVHFRGYPGNLLTPCEGEESVKWSFINSLKEAAYIINGNCKNIMNMSQSDQAELWLSVLNGRIPVRLYLRIIVEDIDDLEDSPIVDSWDKISYINHPVEIYGNCFTLYDAVKALLPEFFAEESSIDANPCVEEVGEERESEEASSSRSPEDATEVSNERAGSLSDNAEIKLVRIQGIEPKLEIPFAWIANNLINPEHYLHICVYVKIREPINI, from the exons ATGACAATGGACGATTATAAGGCGGCGGGAAATGAAGCGCAACAATATGTGTGGGCAGGCGCGATTCCACTTCAGATTCATCTCCACGATTCCGAAGTCACCACTCTTCCACCTCCGTCCCCCGCTTTG ATACTGGCCTCTCGGTTGGGGTACTTGCCTCTGTTAGTTCCGCAGATCAAACCATTCTTTAGCAGTTCGCTTCCTCCTGGAGTTGACACTGTGTGGTTTGATTACAAAGGTTTACCGCTCAAATG GTATATACCTACAGGGGTACTTTTTGATCTTCTTTGTGCAGAACCAGAGAGACCTTGGAATATAACT GTGCATTTTAGAGGGTATCCTGGGAATTTATTGACCCCTTGTGAAGGTGAAGAGAGCGTAAAGTGGAGCTTTATTAATTCACTGAAAGAG GCTGCATATATTATCAATGGAAACTGCAAGAATATTATGAATATGTCTCAATCTGACCAGGCAGAACTTTGGCTCTCCGTATTAAATG GCAGAATTCCTGTTCGGTTATACCTTCGGATTATTGTTGAAGATATTGATGATTTAGAAGATTCTCCTATTGTTGATAGCTGGGACAAAATTTCTTACATAAATCATCCTGTGGAGATTTATG GAAATTGCTTCACCTTGTATGATGCGGTAAAAGCTCTGTTACCCGAGTTCTTTGCAGAGGAATCCTCCATTGATGCCAATCCGTGTGTGGAAGAGGTTGGAGAAGAACGAGAATCAGAAGAGGCAAGTAGCTCAAGAAGTCCTGAAGATGCTACAGAAGTATCTAATGAACGTGCAGGGTCCCTATCAGACAATGCTGAGATCAAGCTCGTCCGAATTCAGGGAATCGAGCCAAAACTGGAAATTCCATTTGCCTGGATAGCAAACAATTTGATAAACCCTGAGCATTACCTTCATATCTGTGTATATGTCAAAATCAGGGAGCCAATCAACATATGA
- the LOC142539750 gene encoding putative glutathione S-transferase parC: MSKDDLVLLDFWVSPFSLRVKIALEEKGLSYVAREEDIFGGKSDLLLKSNPIYEKVPVLLHNGKPIVESANIVYYIDETWASPRLLPACAYGRSRARFWADFIDKKVFDAGSSIWKSKGEELESAKKEFIDVLKKLEGAMGGKDYFGGDEFGFVDIVLIGLVAWFDAYEKCGGFKIEEECPKIGSWIKKCKKRESVAKILPNPQQVCEFVGMLRKGHGIE, from the exons ATGTCAAAAGATGATCTCGTTCTCTTGGATTTCTGGGTTAGCCCATTCTCTTTGAGAGTTAAAATTGCTCTGGAGGAGAAAGGATTGAGCTACGTAGCCCGAGAGGAGGATATATTTGGAGGGAAGAGTGATTTGTTGCTGAAATCAAATCCCATTTATGAGAAAGTTCCTGTTCTTCTGCACAATGGTAAACCCATTGTTGAATCAGCCAACATCGTGTACTACATCGATGAGACATGGGCTTCCCCGCGGCTGCTCCCGGCTTGTGCCTATGGACGATCCCGGGCTCGATTCTGGGCTGATTTCATCGACAAAAAG GTGTTTGATGCTGGAAGCTCAATATGGAAGAGCAAGGGCGAAGAATTGGAGAGTGCTAAGAAAGAGTTCATTGACGTTTTGAAGAAGCTAGAGGGGGCAATGGGGGGAAAGGACTACTTTGGTGGAGATGAATTCGGGTTTGTAGACATCGTGCTCATCGGGCTCGTTGCATGGTTCGATGCCTACGAGAAATGTGGTGGATTCAAGATTGAAGAAGAGTGTCCCAAGATTGGATCTTGGATCAAGAAATGTAAGAAAAGGGAAAGTGTTGCTAAAATTCTTCCAAACCCTCAACAAGTTTGTGAGTTCGTGGGGATGCTTAGAAAAGGGCATGGAATtgaatga
- the LOC142539749 gene encoding autophagy protein 5-like isoform X1, whose amino-acid sequence MTMDDYKAAGNEAQQYVWAGAIPLQIHLHDSEVTTLPPPSPALILASRLGYLPLLVPQIKPFFSSSLPPGVDTVWFDYKGLPLKWYIPTGVLFDLLCAEPERPWNITVHFRGYPGNLLTPCEGEESVKWSFINSLKEAAYIINGNCKNIMNMSQSDQAELWLSVLNGQMEVYRGVSSKLKLDNVAGDDFSLKLNSSSSKALQGINDSNATAPTRTGRIPVRLYLRIIVEDIDDLEDSPIVDSWDKISYINHPVEIYGNCFTLYDAVKALLPEFFAEESSIDANPCVEEVGEERESEEASSSRSPEDATEVSNERAGSLSDNAEIKLVRIQGIEPKLEIPFAWIANNLINPEHYLHICVYVKIREPINI is encoded by the exons ATGACAATGGACGATTATAAGGCGGCGGGAAATGAAGCGCAACAATATGTGTGGGCAGGCGCGATTCCACTTCAGATTCATCTCCACGATTCCGAAGTCACCACTCTTCCACCTCCGTCCCCCGCTTTG ATACTGGCCTCTCGGTTGGGGTACTTGCCTCTGTTAGTTCCGCAGATCAAACCATTCTTTAGCAGTTCGCTTCCTCCTGGAGTTGACACTGTGTGGTTTGATTACAAAGGTTTACCGCTCAAATG GTATATACCTACAGGGGTACTTTTTGATCTTCTTTGTGCAGAACCAGAGAGACCTTGGAATATAACT GTGCATTTTAGAGGGTATCCTGGGAATTTATTGACCCCTTGTGAAGGTGAAGAGAGCGTAAAGTGGAGCTTTATTAATTCACTGAAAGAG GCTGCATATATTATCAATGGAAACTGCAAGAATATTATGAATATGTCTCAATCTGACCAGGCAGAACTTTGGCTCTCCGTATTAAATG GCCAGATGGAAGTTTATCGTGGTGTTTCGTCCAAACTTAAACTTGATAACGTAGCTGGAGATGACTTTTCTTTGAAATTGAATTCTTCCAGTTCAAAAGCTCTCCAAGGCATTAATGACTCTAATGCTACTGCACCAACCAGGACAG GCAGAATTCCTGTTCGGTTATACCTTCGGATTATTGTTGAAGATATTGATGATTTAGAAGATTCTCCTATTGTTGATAGCTGGGACAAAATTTCTTACATAAATCATCCTGTGGAGATTTATG GAAATTGCTTCACCTTGTATGATGCGGTAAAAGCTCTGTTACCCGAGTTCTTTGCAGAGGAATCCTCCATTGATGCCAATCCGTGTGTGGAAGAGGTTGGAGAAGAACGAGAATCAGAAGAGGCAAGTAGCTCAAGAAGTCCTGAAGATGCTACAGAAGTATCTAATGAACGTGCAGGGTCCCTATCAGACAATGCTGAGATCAAGCTCGTCCGAATTCAGGGAATCGAGCCAAAACTGGAAATTCCATTTGCCTGGATAGCAAACAATTTGATAAACCCTGAGCATTACCTTCATATCTGTGTATATGTCAAAATCAGGGAGCCAATCAACATATGA